Genomic window (Nicotiana sylvestris chromosome 7, ASM39365v2, whole genome shotgun sequence):
TCTATTAGGATAATAggttttcctaaacctatagggactatgggtttcctaaaaatacaaagaaataatttaagccacaaataacaaatcttcccattggcttgaattctcttcatcaacaggaACAACGTCTCTCTACCTTGCCCTCAACCCTCGCAAGGGCTCTATTGATTGCTGCATGCATCAACCAAGTCTAGGCAACGCCTAAACTTGTTAAGAGACTTAATCTCTTCAGCCATAACACTAATCCGTCGATTTGGTTTTGTACTCGAAATAGCTTCTGGATAGCTATAACACTCAAACGCATCAACAGTTTCTGCAACTGCCAAAGCAAATCCCACAGGATGCGTATATCCAAGAAGATCCCCATCAACTACGTTTGCAAACCTTTGCGGTCGGTTGATCGCTCTCTTCTCTCTGCCTGTTGCAATGCTTTATGGTTGTTGTTACACATGTACATCAACATTATTATCTTGATTAATATTTTGCACCTCCTCCACTTCCTCTACTTTAGAACTACTGGGCTGAGCTAGTAGAGATTCAATTTCTAGCTTTATGCGGTCACTGACACCACGATCTGTTTCTACTATTGCCTTCTCCCTCTGATTGTCCAGTGAGGAAGATTCATTGAATGTTACATCCCTACTGATAATTAGCCCTGGCGTCTTTTGATCTGTGCACCACAACCTATAACCTTTCACTCCAGTTGTATACCCTAGAAATATGCACTTCTTTGCCCTCGGCTCAAGTTTTCCATCCCTCACATGAGCATAAGCAGGACAACCAAATatccttaaatttgaataatcagCAGGCGAACTGGACCATACCTCAGAAGGAGTTTTGAACTTAGTAGCTGTGGATGGAGATCTATTGACCAAATAACAAGCTGTATTGATTGCTTCAGCCCAAAAATTTTTGCTAACACATGAGCATGAAAGCATGTTTCGTGCCCTATCATAAAGTGTTCTATTCATGCGTTCTGCAACACCATTTTATTGTGGTGTTCTGACACAAGTACAGTGTCTCACTATGCCCTCCCTGCTGCAGAAATTATTGAACTCAGAATTGGAAAATTCCAACCCATTGTCAGTTCGAAGACGCTTAACTTTTCTTTCCGCCTGCCGCTCAACCATCGTCTTTCATTTAACAAATGTCGAAAATGCCTCATCTTTTGTTTTCAGAAAATACACCCACACCAtccttgagtaatcatcaatcaaagtcataaAATACCTAGTACCACTCTTGGAGGGAACTCTGTTTGGACCCCACAAGTCACAATGTATATAATCTAACTTGTCTCTGGTCTTGTGCTCGGCCTTCTTTATGAACTTTACCCTTGTCTGTTTACCAaacacacaatgctcacaaaaattcaaaatttaatttttataccCATTCAGCAAATTCTGCTTACTCAACAAAGACAATCCATTATCACTCATGTGGCCAAGTCGCAAGTACCACAACTGAGACTGATTTAGATAACTTTTCCCAGAAGCTACAGCAGCTTCCTCTTCAACTACACTGGCCTGAAGATGATACAATTTAGAATGTAGTTTACCTTTCATGAGTACTATGGAGCTTTTACACACTTTAAGTATTCCATTCTCGGAGTGAAATTTATACACTTGATCATCCAAAGTCgaaagagaaatcaaatttcTCTTAATGCGAGGAACATGCCAACACTCAATGTTTCTGATAATTCCGTCGAATATTCTCAATTTGATGTTATCAACCCCCTCTACTGGTAATGGATTATCATCTCCCATATAGATAGTTCTACTCATTTGTTTGTAAGTTGCAAACCAATTCTTGTGTTGGACACATATGGAAAGTAGCACCAGAATCAAGAACCCAAGAATTTTGCTCATGACTAGAACTCACAGCACAAACTTCCCCTGCATAGTCACTATCATCAGAATTATTGCCAGTATCAACAATATTTGCCGAATTATCTATTTTCTGCTTCCCTCTTTTCTTCTTCAGCTTAGGACAATCTCTCTTGTCGTGACCTTGCTCCCCGCACTCATAACAATGTTGCTTCATTACTCTAGACTTTGATCTTGCGGTTGACGTTTTCCTGTTAAAGTCCTTTTGTTGTATTCTTCCTTTAATCACAAGACCCTCACCCTCAATTCTGCTGTCTGGAAAGCTCTTTTTCAACTCTTTAGATTTTAGTGCATTACTAACATCTTCTAGTGAAATGTTGTCTTTCCCATATAGCAGTGTATCAACAAAAATATTATAAGACTATGGTAAATCAAGGCCTGATCCTCACTCTCAATTTTGATATTCACATTCTTCAGTTCCattataattgaattaaactCATCAAAGTGAGTTTTAACAGGTGTACCTTCGTTCACACGGAGATTGTATAACCTCTTTTTCACGTAGAGGTGGTTTGTCAGCGATTTCTTAGAATACAGATCTTCCAGCTTCTTCCATGTCGTTGCTGCAGAAGTTTCTTCAGCAATTTCCCGAAGAACGCTATCTATAACGCTCATGAAGATCGCACTCAAAGCCATCTCCTTCAGGTCATCCTTATTTGTCTCTTTCATATCTTCAGGAAAATCCTCACCAATTGCTTTCCATAATCCTTGTAACACTAGGGACGATTTCATCCTAATCTTCCATAGACTGAAACTAGAACCTCCTTCAAATTTCTCTACTTCGTACTttgttgaagatgatgaagacATTTTAACCCTAGATTATATGTAGAAAGCCgaaccttgctctgataccaattattgCGAATTATCGTGggttaactagcacacaatcatacacaaagcaaatagagaagaaaaatcaacacaagtatttaacgaggttcggctaagcctaatcctcggggcaaaagcagagagagtttttcactatgaatgagaagaaaagcacaatacaatctatagaatccccaattacaacccctatatatagatctcaaaaggtcccaaacatatatgagaaaggttttccaatttgacaaggactataggttttcctttcccaaatctattaggacaatgagttttcctaaacctatagggactatgaatttcctaaaaatacaaggaaataattcaagccacaaataacAAATACCTTTCAGATTTTGAAAGTGTGGCCAAACATGCTCATAACTCAACCAAGGAGCTAGAAGTGATTGTAATTTGTAAACATGGGCAATATCCTTGTCCGCGCAGAGTTAATTGCCACTCGTTTATTGAAAAATTATATTGTATAAATAGGTTAATtttttatgtgtatatatatatatatatatatatatatatatatatatatatatatatatatatatatatatatatatattatgttgtATTGTTACGATTCAATTCGATACAATTCATTCTTTCGGAAAAAATGATTCATAAGCCTTCAACAGGATAAGAAACTTATATGGATCGACGAAATTGAAAGCAGTATCCAAAATTTGAGAAAGCAACTTAAATCCTTAACTTCTTCATATgtttaactttttatatttttaacccCTTAATGAAATTCCTAGTCCACCACttattctgattttttttttttttggaaaattccCAGAAAAGTCCGCGGTAAAATCGTACTAGGCAAGTCCGGGACGATGATACCAGATAAGTCCGGGGTAACAAGTTCTGACTGAATTGGTGAGGGGAATCAATTCCAAGTCTCCGTATGGTAAGTCAGCCGACCTTTCGGACTAATTGTGaattcttattaatttgtttCAATTACTGTGCAAGGGAAAGCAAGAGATCCGTTCATAACCAAGCGAATCAAATTAGGATACGAATATTTACCACTTAGACTAAGCCACATATCTTATCCATTATTTTCCGAAACCCATAAATATACACACACATAGTCCCATACCTTATTAAAGACAAGTTTTCAcaccaaaagaagaaaagaatagtTGGAAAACAGGAACAAGAAAAAGGAGTAGAGTTTAGAAAATTCAGCTCATCGTCAGAGCTGACTCCACAAAAACTCTATCCTTTTCACTTAATCCCTCACACATTATTTTTTAATTCTAATTAGATTTTGTTATTATATTGGCACTTTCATTATCTTTCTTAGGTCCCAaaaattcccttttttttctccCAAAGTTTTCCCTTTTGAATTGTTGAATATTTCAAGAAGATGTCAAATTGTGATGGTGATTTGGTTGATGGATTGGAGAATCCTAACAATAATTCTTTTGCTAAGCAACGTGAAAAGATCATCATTGACACTGATCCTGGCATTGGTAAAAATTTCAGCCTTTTTTTTAGTTTCTTGAATTTGGGTGTTATGAATGAGTTTAAAGTTGAGATTTTTAGTAATTTTCAGCTAAATTTTTTTATTAGGTTGTaattgggttttgattttctgaGACAAATAGATGACTTTTTGTTAAAATTTTGTAGCCTTTTGTTTAAAGTTGTGATCTTTAGCAAATTTCAGCATTCTTTTCAGTTTCTTGAAtttgggttttgctaattttttttattaatgttTCAGCTAGATTTTTATTTGATTGTaattgggttttgattttcttagACAAATAGATGTCTTATTGGTGAAATTTTCTACCCTTTTGTTTAAAGTTGGAAACTTTAGCAAATTTCAgcatttttttttagtttcttgAATTTGGGTATTGCTAATTTTTTTGTTCATGAATGAGTTTGAAGTTGGGATTTTTAGTAATTTTTCAGCTGAATTTTTATTTGATTGTaattgggttttgattttctttgacAAATAGATGACTTTTTGGGAAATTTTGTTAAAAGTGCTAAAGGAAGGGAAGATTCTTATATGGAAAAAGGATCCAAGTTACTTTATTGTGTCACTTTATAATTAAGCTTTTTCATTAGAATATTCAGATGGAAGATCTCTTTCTTTCTGGAATTTGTGAATTTTAGGAttctttcagtttgtttaagtGAAGAGAATCTGGAGATAAAGCTTCTTTTTGTCATCCTAAATTAGCTGTACTTTTATTTATGAAAGTAGGCAATTAACTTCATCTATGATCTTTTCTAATCCTTCATTAATTCTGAGACTTATTTTAGGGAAGGAATGTGTGTTACTTTCaactatgttgctcggactctccgaaaatatGGTCTGATGCGCGTCGGATCCGCCAAAAGTAGtatatttttggaggatccgacatggGTGCGGCatcattttggagagtccgcacCACATAGACTTTCCCTATAAGAAGGGGGGGGATGGGGATATTGCTATCACATAGGCACCTAAGATTCTGACAAATTTCACAAGCTGACATTTgtgatttctttaattctgttTATCATTTCTTCGGGAAAACAATTTTCTTAATGAAAGAGGAAGTTTTTAAAGAGCACATCTTGTGGTGAGAAGCTTTTCTTGTTGAGGCGAACAACACGCCTTGGCGTAGTTGTACTTCATTCAAGTAGAAGCCATTGTGCTCTTAGTAATATAATACTTAGTGACACATCAACCGCAAAAAAGATAATATAATACTTAGTTATGCCtgaaatattttcaaaaaactcTTTCCTTTTCTATCCTTTCAAATCATGGGCGGAGCTAGGGGCAGAAAGGGGTCGCCTGAAAGTTACACTATATACTAAGTCAAACTTATTTTTTTTGAATATATGGTAGATGTTTACTTTTTTATAACTTCAACCCCCTTACTGAAATTCCTATCTCTCTCATAACAAGTTTTTAACAGGCTGAGTTGTGTTTTATAATGAGCTTCAAATTCCGTGTGGTTCCCATTTGTCATGTTGGAGCTAATTTTAGCTTTTGTTGATATTTAGATGACAGTATGGCAATACTAATGGCATTTCAGACACCGGAAGTTGAGATCATAGGCTTGACTACGATCTTTGGCAATGTTACTACAAAAGACGCTACACGTAATGCATTACTTTTGgtatgtctttttttttttgttggtatTTTTATACCTTTATTGTaaatttctttccttttattgtGTTTACAATTTCCATCTATTAGACGTTTTTGTATCAAGTTCTTGATCAATTACTTCTTTAATTTAATTTGCAAAAGGATAGTGTGAAGCTGCAGGATATCCGGATGTTCCCGTCGCCGAGGGAAGCCCTGAACCTCTGaaggtaattttttttaatagtaACTTAGGAAATTAGGcttaattttctttctttaattgtaACTTAGGAAATTATGCTTAATTTTCTTTCTTCGTTGTAGCATCTCAACATACTGTAACCTAACTTGATGTTATTTTTCGCTATAGGGAGGGGAGCCACGTGTTGCAGACTTTGTTCATGGTTCAGATGGATTAGGCAACTTATTCTTACCTTCTCCAAATTCTAAGAAAAATGACAAATCTGCATCTGAATTCTTGGTGGAAAAAGTTTCTGAATATCCTGGCGAAGTGTCTATACTTGCACTAGGACCATTGACAAATTTGGCATTGGTACgttgtatctcaaaaatttcaattttcaaGTTTCTGATTTTACCTTTCATTTACAAAAAAATTCATCGTTATCTGTTGGTTAGGCTGTCAAGAGGGACTCAACCTTTGCAAGCAAGGTGAAGAGAGTGGTCGTACTTGGTGGTTCCTTCTTTGCTTTAGGAAATGTTAATCCTGCTGCGGAAGCAAATGTGAGTAAAGTTTTTCCATCCATTTGTATTCCTAGAATATTCACAATGTTTTACAATGTGGAAGCATGTTAGAATAGTTGTTTGACCCTGTAATGTCTGCCTAAAACTTCTTACTTTGATATCCACAATGCAATGGAAATGTTTTGTAGTTATTTGCAGGGGCGGGGCTAGATGCTCGAGTACGGGTTCAGCCGAATCCAGTAGCTTTTACTCAAATAGTTTATTTGTGTCAAATAATAAACGGTTATTAGTACTTGAAGTCATACTAAGAAACCCAGTTATTGGTACTTGAAATCGTCATTCTATAATGTAGAACCATAAAGTTGAAATCCTGGCTCCGACTCTGGTATTTGAACTCTAATAGCTTGTCATAAGCTCATTGCCTTAGCATAGTATTGTAGACACGTTCTCCTTGTAATTTGAGTACAGTATGGGTCCCTTTTGGCTTTACCTTTGCGGAAATACTATAAATTGTTCGTGTTGTGGATTATTGATGCTTTCTTCTTTAGTGTATTATACATCATTTCAAATGTTGTCACAGTCGCTTTTCCCTGTCAACTTTTGTCAAGTTTATAAGATCAATGCTTTTTGCATGTAGTATCCAGTCTTCAATTTGTTACTATTATTTCATTTACATAGTTATTCCGATGATGCAGATATATGGGGACCCAGAGGCTGCAGATATTGTATTTACTTCGGGGGCAAATATTGATATTGTAGGCATCAACATTACAACACAAGTCAAATTGACAGGTGGTTTGTTCATGTCTCAAATATGTCGAAGGCTTCTACTTTTTGAACCTTTAATTGTATAGATATTGTTCACTTCTCAATAAATTGTATGTTTCCCTGGTTTTAGATGCTGATCTTGAAGAACTAAGGCAATCTGAAGGAAGACATGCTAAATTTTTGTGCAACATGTGCAAATTTTACCGTGATTGGCATGTGAAATCAGACGGTGTCTATGGTAACTTCTGGTCTTATATCGTTTTCGTATGAGCTGCATTGCTTCTTACACCACTTTACTGATAATTATTCGCTCGTCCTCTTTTTAGGAATTTTCCTACATGATCCTGTTAGTTTTGTGGCACTAGTTCGACCCGAACTCTTCACGTTCAAGAAGGGGGTCGTGAGGGTTGAGACACAGGGCATTTGCGTCGGGCATACCTTGATGGACCAAGGGCTAAAAAAGTAAGTATTTGAACTGATTTTTGTTCGGGAAAGTTTCACATTGGGcctatgttgcgcggactctccaaaatgttgCCGCACCTGTGTCGGATTCTTCAAAAATACACTACTTTTGGTGTATCCGACACGCACCCGGCGACATTatcggagagtccgagcaacatagcatTGGGCCGCTCGACCAAAAATATTTACATTTGGTTTCCCCAATAGACATAAATTATACACTAACTATACTAATATTATACTTTCGAGACCCGAGGGTATATCGGAAACCACATCTCTACcttcaaggtaggggtaaggtcagcATATACACTACCATCCccggaccccacttgtgggattacactgggtttgttgtcgTTGTATACTTGTATCATACATctactagtttttttttttgggggggcaGTTATACAGTGTAAAAATCCCTTTTTCTCTCCGCAAATCTTAGCCTCTATCTCCATCCTATGGATTAAAACTAACGAATCGTTGTATTAGGTGGAATACAAGCAACCCTTGGACGGATTATTCCCCGGTTTCAGTTGCATGGACAGTTGATGTTGATGAAGTTGTGAATTACATAAAGAAAATGTTGATGAAACCTTGAATACCATCAGCAGATCTCTCGGGTCTCTGCCTCGCGTAAATCTTTCTCTGGAAATCGAGGAACGGTGTTTTCTAACAACATCCATTACAGCAATTGTTTTTACTCTTCTTTCCCTCCCTTCCTTGCTACTAAATAAATCCCAGTTCTGGGAAATGTAAAGGGCTTATAAATGGAGGGTGGGCAATGCATTTTCATCATTCTTTTCAGGTCTGTATTACTGTATTTTCGCCTCGTCTTATTGGCGCAATGGCTTATTCATAGTAAATGATCATGTCTTTATACTGTTTTTAAAGATTTGTGGCGTACCTTACAACTGTTTTTCACTAGCCAAAGGTGACATTTGTATACTTGAAGGGGAAGCTTGTAGCAACGGTAAAACTGTTTATGTGTGACTTATAGGTCACGGGTTTGAGCCGTTTAAGCAGTCATTAATGCTTGCATAGGGTAGACTGTTTACAGTGTAATCTTTTCCTAGATCCTGCGTGAATACGGGATGCTTTGTGCATCGGGCTACCTTTTTATTAACGTCGGTATACTTGAAATGATGTACATCTCTCTAGAGTAATTCATGTTTATACTACGTAACACAGAATCAGTCCTAAGGCAAATGAAAGTGATTGATTTGATGCTCTTCAGATACTAATAATGGAAATCCAAGAACGAAGGCTTAAATCAATCTAGCCCCTTAAAAAAATATTCAGTTTTACACATTTAATCCTTTTTTATATGATTAAGAAAAAAGAGTCGAGGCTAGTATCGTTTGGTTTGAAGACAAGTTATGTTGGATTATTTATACTGAGATTAGTTATCCTGGTATTATTATTGATTGTTTGGTATGTTGCATTAACCTTGATTTTGCCAATTTTATTGTTTCTTTCTGGGATAACTTATTCCGGAATTAGTATTTCACCCTCTGACAGGTATAAGTTATTCTGGTACTATTTTATCCTGTGATAACTTATCTCGGGATTACTATTCCAATTTCCACCATCTGGCAGGTATAAGTTATTCAGTACTATTTTGTCGTGGGATAACTTATTCTAGGATTAATAAACAAAAGATAAGGCGATACTAAATTTTTATCCCAAAATTATTTTGCTTATCCAAACAATATTATTAATTACCGAAAGGTTTTCGTATTTCATAATTTCATAAGTATTCACAACAATTAGCTTAAACATGCATGTTGAGTGTGACAAATCTAAATGTTGGTATAATTGTATCTGAAAGTAGCTTTAAAGAAACAAACGTATTTTGTTATTTTGTTCCATCAGACAAATTAATTAAAAGCCCTCTCATTTTTTCGTTGTTAATAAATGTAATTAAATTTTGGATCACAATCAAATGCAAATATGTTAGAGTTTTTTTGTTGTTAAAAAACAGTAAAAAGTTTTGGTAAAAGTATGAAACTTTCATTGAATTGGGAAAAGTAAATATTTGTAAACAAAAGGGAAGACTTATTTGATGCATACaagttttcttttttattttccatGTTCACCTCCGTCGGAATTGGGATTATTTACGTGCAAACTTAAATTTTGTTTTCCATTTAATAAGCAAAGTTTCAGCATACAGTTGCATATTACTCTACTAATTTTCAGTAACTAAAACTTCCAAGCAACCATAAATTatatgtttatttttctttttaattttttttttttttggattcccACCCGGTGTCCGGTATCTGCATTGGAGTCCGACTAAATTCGAATTCGCGCCTGGAAATCCCACATTAGGGGGTAAAGCGCTCCCTAACAAAGCCAACTTCATACTCAGGGCTCGAACCCGAGACATCTGGTTAAGGATGATGGAGTACTTACCATTCCACCACAACCTTTATTGGTTCTTTTATAAATTTCACATAGTAATAAAAACGTGGggagttgggggggggggggggttgggaaTTCAAGAGCTCCTTCCACCCCTCTCACTCAATTCTTTTGTTCCAATATTATACATGCctgaacttttctttttttttactaattctataggtaagtccaaAGTACagagcaaaaaaagaaaaaatcataaTATTTAAAAAGTATTAACAATAAAGGTTGATAATTTAGAGTGTAAAGTCAGTATTTAGTCACCGAAATTTTTAGAAATCTAGCAAACTTTATgagtaatataaaaataattaagtgacttttttataataaataaaagaaatataACTTTACTAGGTTCAATTAACAGTTGATAAAGCTTTATATACCTAGAAATATCTAGATTCAAAATGCATTTCATATTACAATTTATTTCGACCATTATCTTAAATTTATTTCAAATGATGCTTGTAAACATGTATATAATTATCTTTTCTCACTTCTTGTATGCTCACTTTTTATTCGTGgacatgttttttttgtttgtttttaccTGGTGAACGGtatcgtaaaaatagcacggtatggCCAGTTtttggattggtcattcaaaaatagtcagcatttactaagtcaatgaaaaataTCCACTATTTTGCTCCagcagagaccggtccagcataatatactggagtttggtgcccatgtgtatgaactccaacatattatgctggaccggtatactttgcttgctccagtataatatactggaggctggagcaccggtgctccaacctccagtatattatgctagaccggtatacatgctggaactccagtatattatgctggagttctagtgtacttatgatggaactccatcatattatgctggagttccagcatacttatcttggaactccagtataatatgttggagttcaagtatacttatgctggaagcATAATaaactggcgtatttttcgggttttgaacaatgttttcgttcagatttatctttacattaaaagcgactaaatttcgattacttttgaagctaggctatttttgaacgatcagttgtaaatctggctatttttgaatttcaattGAGGCTACGTACTTCGAATTCGCATTGCACATAGCCCATTAAACAGAAAATTGCTCCTTACTACAAAAAGGTTTTATCCCTAAAGCTCGAACCGGAGACATTTAATTAAGGGCGAAAGTTCCTATTTATCGATCCCATCACAATTCTTAGTGGTATTTATAGACATGATCAATGTTAGCTACGTAGTTATTTTCATGAATATACTCAAATTTTACACTGTCTTAATTCTATGGAGCTCAAATTTTCCTTCTACACCAATGATAGCACACTTTCACTTGTTTCTTGAAGAAatgaaatatttaataaaagaaaagaaaaagaagaaatgggaaaagaagaaaGAGACCAATCAAACCTatagtattttgttgtttgttttagcTTTGTTTAGTTTAATTTGACAAGGACTTGAAATTGTAGCTTATATCGAAAAAAGCAGTTGAACAAAATTGTAGAGTTGCATATTACTCTAGCAATTTTCAATAACTAAAACTTCCAAGCAACAATAAATTATTGAGAAACTTATCTTTTTAATCACTCTAAGAAATAATAGctgaaaaaaatataaatttgctAGATatgtttttattatataaatattatataCATATCTTATTCATATCTATTTGTCACTGCTTGTATGCTCACTTTTTATTTGTGGATgtgttcttcttctcctcctttttttttgtgtgtgcatgtttggtttctGCCGGTGAATGGTATCCGTTGAGGTTTTGATTAATCCTAATTCACCCTACGCATGGCCTACTAAACAAAAAAGTGCTCTGTAGCAGAATTTTTTCATTCCGGGTGCTCGAACCTGAGACATCTAATTAAGGGTGAAAGATCACATCCATCCCATCGTTGCCATTATTGGTATTCTTGGACATGATCAATTGTTCAAATTTCACACTACCTTAATTCTAAGAAGCTGAAATTTTCTTTCTGCACTAATGATAGCACTATCTTTCACTTGTTTCTTGAAAAAGggaaatatttaataaaagaaaagaaaaagaagaaagagacaaatcaaaactatagtatttttttgtttgttttagctTTCTTTAGTTTAATTTGATAAGGACTTGAAATTGTAGCTTATATTGAAAAAAGCAGTTGAACAAACTTTCCCTCTAATcttatttcatttcaatttcttccTTTGATAGTTACCTATCAACTCCTCCTTGAAGTAACCCTTGCAACTTCCCTTCTTTCAATATAGCCACTCCAACTACAACTAAAAGCAATTCCCCTCCTAATCCTCTTACAAATTCCTATAAATACCCTAAAAAAATCCCCATAAAAAAAACAATATTAATCTTGCAGTCAGCtagcaacaataacaacaacaaactcagtgaATTTTCACAAGTCGGGTACTGCAGTTAGCTAGCCATGTCCCAATTTAATTCGTCGATAGCGTTAGCCGAGAAAGTTTCATGGTATTGTGGCTTGTTCTTGGCCATAATGTTGGTTTTGAGCTGGTTTGATCAATACAATGAGAGTGAATTCATAGTTCAAATGCAAAAGCAAAAGATGGTTAGGGAGAAAATGCCATGTGATGAGATTTATGTGGTAAGAGAAGGGGAAACTTTGCAAACAATTAGTGAAAAATGTGGAGATCCTTTTATTGTTGAAGAGAATCCACATATTCATGATCCTGATGATGTTTACCCTGGTTTGGTTATCAAGATTACTCCTTTCAAGAATAATAGGTAGAAAGTTGTAAATTCTAttgctatatatattttttctttactttttggtATCCAGATCCTACTGATCTGATTAATCCAGATTTACGTTACATAGGACGTACACCAAAGAAGGAAGGACTGGCTTCCAAAAATTTCTCCATTTTCTGGGTTCGAACCCGAAACTTCTTC
Coding sequences:
- the LOC138874153 gene encoding uncharacterized protein; translated protein: MSQFNSSIALAEKVSWYCGLFLAIMLVLSWFDQYNESEFIVQMQKQKMVREKMPCDEIYVVREGETLQTISEKCGDPFIVEENPHIHDPDDVYPGLVIKITPFKNNR
- the LOC104243116 gene encoding probable uridine nucleosidase 1, translated to MSNCDGDLVDGLENPNNNSFAKQREKIIIDTDPGIDDSMAILMAFQTPEVEIIGLTTIFGNVTTKDATRNALLLCEAAGYPDVPVAEGSPEPLKGGEPRVADFVHGSDGLGNLFLPSPNSKKNDKSASEFLVEKVSEYPGEVSILALGPLTNLALAVKRDSTFASKVKRVVVLGGSFFALGNVNPAAEANIYGDPEAADIVFTSGANIDIVGINITTQVKLTDADLEELRQSEGRHAKFLCNMCKFYRDWHVKSDGVYGIFLHDPVSFVALVRPELFTFKKGVVRVETQGICVGHTLMDQGLKKWNTSNPWTDYSPVSVAWTVDVDEVVNYIKKMLMKP